A region of Marnyiella aurantia DNA encodes the following proteins:
- a CDS encoding SAM-dependent methyltransferase encodes MLFLIPAYLSENSPVSYFAPAIKEYILKTDYFFVENEKTARKVIKFFAPEKKQADLKLYLLDKYSERSDLKDAQDLMKKGQDFVLLSEAGLPCIADPGNLMVKWCHENKIQVVPVNGPSSIILALIASGFNGQEFTFHGYLPIDRNEKKTKIQWLQSQVEKTGYSQIFMETPYRNNALFEDLCKFLPANSKLCIAANINDPEAEFIRTLTVKEWQKSKPELHKIPAVFVLGK; translated from the coding sequence ATGCTTTTTCTAATCCCTGCCTACCTTTCTGAAAACTCCCCGGTATCCTATTTTGCCCCGGCAATAAAGGAGTACATTCTGAAGACCGACTATTTTTTTGTTGAAAATGAAAAAACCGCGCGTAAGGTCATTAAATTTTTTGCCCCGGAAAAAAAGCAGGCTGATCTGAAACTCTATCTGCTGGATAAATATTCGGAGCGCTCGGATCTGAAGGATGCTCAAGACCTGATGAAAAAAGGTCAGGACTTTGTTTTGCTGTCCGAAGCCGGACTTCCCTGTATTGCCGATCCGGGTAACCTGATGGTGAAGTGGTGTCATGAGAACAAAATCCAGGTCGTACCGGTGAACGGACCTTCGTCCATTATTCTCGCCTTGATTGCAAGTGGCTTCAACGGTCAGGAATTCACCTTTCACGGTTATCTTCCCATAGACCGGAACGAGAAAAAGACAAAAATTCAGTGGCTGCAGTCCCAGGTTGAAAAGACCGGCTACTCACAGATTTTCATGGAAACTCCCTACCGAAACAATGCTCTGTTCGAGGATCTGTGCAAGTTCCTTCCCGCAAACAGCAAACTTTGCATTGCGGCTAACATTAATGATCCGGAAGCGGAGTTTATCCGTACTTTAACCGTTAAAGAATGGCAAAAAAGCAAGCCGGAACTCCATAAAATCCCGGCTGTTTTTGTTCTTGGCAAATAG
- a CDS encoding alanine/glycine:cation symporter family protein, translating to MNETLSVAEFFEKLILTANNLIWSNALIVLCIGTGIYFSIRTKFVQVRFMKDMIKQLFTEGSTDKGVSPFQAFTIAIAGRVGTGNIAGVATAIAMGGPGAVFWMWTIAFLGSSTAFIEAVLGQIYKVEKNGNYRGGPAYYIERGIGKKWYAALFAVCTIVACALFLPGVQSNSIAQSMNSAFGFDKLWVGLAVVFFLILIIIGDVKRIGKFSELAVPFMAGAYILMALVIIGLNIEQLPAMLKLIISSAFGAEATFGGIVGSAIAWGVKRGIYSNEAGQGTAPHAAAAAATTHPAKQGILQAFSVYIDTLFVCTATALMILFTGMYNVSDGNGGFLYQNLPGVEEGPLFTQAAISAHFPALGHGFVAFALLFFAFTTILAYYFIAESNLYYLRKKKMHPPVLWTLRILFLISVVFGAVTTGGNAWALGDIGVGLMAWLNLIAVLILQKKALITLKDYEEQKKAGKDPVFEPEKLGIKNTSEW from the coding sequence ATGAATGAAACACTATCAGTGGCAGAATTTTTTGAAAAACTCATTTTAACCGCAAATAATCTTATCTGGTCCAATGCATTAATCGTCCTGTGTATAGGAACCGGTATTTACTTCAGTATCCGTACTAAATTTGTGCAGGTCCGGTTTATGAAAGACATGATTAAACAGTTGTTTACCGAAGGTTCCACCGACAAAGGTGTTTCACCATTTCAGGCTTTTACCATTGCCATCGCGGGAAGGGTAGGTACCGGAAATATTGCCGGCGTGGCTACAGCTATTGCTATGGGAGGCCCGGGTGCGGTGTTCTGGATGTGGACCATTGCATTTCTGGGAAGTTCCACCGCATTTATAGAAGCGGTATTGGGCCAGATATATAAGGTGGAGAAAAACGGCAATTACCGGGGGGGTCCGGCGTATTATATTGAAAGAGGAATCGGCAAGAAATGGTATGCAGCGCTTTTTGCAGTATGCACAATTGTGGCATGCGCACTTTTCCTTCCGGGGGTACAGTCCAACAGTATAGCACAGAGTATGAACAGTGCTTTTGGGTTCGATAAGCTGTGGGTGGGCCTGGCAGTGGTATTTTTCCTTATCCTGATTATCATAGGCGATGTTAAACGTATCGGTAAATTTTCCGAACTGGCTGTTCCTTTCATGGCAGGCGCCTATATACTGATGGCACTGGTAATCATTGGACTGAACATTGAGCAGCTGCCAGCCATGCTTAAACTGATTATTTCATCAGCTTTTGGTGCTGAAGCTACATTTGGAGGCATAGTAGGTTCTGCCATTGCCTGGGGAGTAAAAAGAGGGATTTATTCCAATGAAGCCGGACAGGGAACCGCACCTCACGCCGCTGCAGCCGCAGCAACTACGCATCCTGCAAAACAGGGAATACTTCAGGCTTTCTCCGTTTATATAGACACTTTGTTTGTGTGTACCGCCACTGCCCTGATGATTCTTTTCACCGGAATGTACAATGTCAGTGACGGCAATGGTGGATTCCTGTATCAAAATCTGCCGGGAGTGGAAGAAGGACCGCTTTTCACCCAGGCTGCGATTTCAGCACATTTTCCTGCCTTAGGCCATGGATTTGTAGCCTTCGCTTTGCTGTTTTTTGCTTTTACAACCATACTCGCGTACTACTTCATCGCGGAATCCAACCTCTATTATCTCCGGAAGAAGAAAATGCATCCTCCAGTACTGTGGACCCTGCGTATTCTCTTCCTGATTAGTGTGGTATTCGGCGCAGTTACCACAGGTGGCAATGCATGGGCATTGGGTGATATTGGTGTTGGTCTGATGGCCTGGCTTAACTTAATCGCTGTTCTTATACTGCAGAAAAAAGCCCTGATTACACTTAAGGATTATGAAGAGCAGAAGAAAGCAGGCAAAGATCCTGTGTTTGAGCCGGAAAAGCTCGGGATAAAAAACACTTCTGAATGGTAA
- a CDS encoding low molecular weight protein-tyrosine-phosphatase, which yields MKILVVCLGNICRSPLAEGILASKLPADFVVDSAGTISLHEGENPDKRAIAIGQNYGIDISAQRSRPIIKQDFQTYDHIYCMDRTVLHDVIELTESEEERARVSLFLEAAGLEINDFEVKDPYWSEMEGFEEAFGILDQASERISKKLTHQI from the coding sequence ATGAAGATATTGGTGGTTTGCCTCGGAAATATATGCCGCAGTCCTTTGGCAGAGGGGATTCTGGCGTCTAAGTTGCCCGCTGACTTTGTGGTGGATTCCGCCGGGACCATTTCTCTGCACGAAGGCGAAAATCCGGACAAACGGGCTATAGCAATTGGTCAAAATTATGGAATTGATATATCTGCGCAGAGATCACGCCCCATAATCAAGCAGGATTTTCAGACTTACGATCATATTTACTGTATGGACAGAACAGTACTTCATGACGTAATAGAACTCACGGAAAGCGAAGAGGAGAGAGCCAGGGTTTCCCTGTTTCTGGAAGCTGCCGGTCTGGAAATCAATGATTTTGAGGTTAAAGATCCTTATTGGAGTGAAATGGAAGGTTTTGAGGAAGCGTTTGGCATTTTGGATCAGGCCTCCGAAAGAATTAGTAAGAAACTCACCCACCAAATTTAA
- the dnaA gene encoding chromosomal replication initiator protein DnaA, which produces MNENLVLIWEKCLQFMRDNLNAAEDSSNLKKLENSFDLLFDKVQPVSLVDNNLTLMVPSDFYKEYIEDNYLSLLSAALKKYIGKGVKLWYQVMENKPAGKEKPITVNVKGKSTPAPKPQETMPQHFSSDKIVNPFVVPGIQKINIDSNLKADFSFDSYVEGESNKFASTVAKSIAKRPGATAFNPLFLHGGYGVGKTHLGHAIGLEVKNTLPDKVVLYLSSEKFIQQFVSAAKAHKQTEFANFYQMVDVLIIDDIQFLSGKSATQDSFFHIFDYLHQNGKQIVLTSDRAPVDIMDIQERIVSRFKWGLAAEIKAPDFDTRRKIIIDKLSRDGIEIGDDMLDFLANEVKSSVRDLIGVINSVIAYSTIYKSDLTLELLKETISKISSTKKKVINIPYIQEVVCEYFGIERDQLLSKTRKREIALPRQLAMYFAKEYTNATFTKIGEEMGGKDHSTVMYACDTIKDVSKIDKEIKKYVKELTEKLKH; this is translated from the coding sequence ATGAATGAAAATTTAGTACTGATTTGGGAGAAATGCCTCCAGTTTATGAGGGACAATCTCAACGCTGCCGAAGACTCTTCCAACCTGAAAAAGCTCGAGAATTCTTTCGATTTACTTTTCGATAAGGTTCAGCCGGTTTCACTGGTTGATAACAACCTTACTTTGATGGTTCCGAGCGATTTCTATAAGGAATATATTGAGGACAACTACCTGTCACTTCTTTCGGCCGCGCTAAAAAAGTACATCGGGAAAGGCGTGAAATTGTGGTATCAGGTAATGGAGAACAAGCCTGCAGGAAAGGAAAAACCTATTACTGTAAATGTAAAAGGAAAGTCTACACCTGCTCCAAAACCCCAGGAAACTATGCCTCAGCATTTTTCATCGGACAAAATTGTTAATCCTTTTGTGGTGCCGGGAATTCAGAAAATCAATATAGATTCTAATCTGAAGGCTGATTTCTCCTTTGACAGTTATGTGGAAGGTGAAAGTAATAAATTTGCGTCTACAGTTGCAAAATCCATTGCCAAGAGACCGGGAGCAACTGCCTTCAACCCACTTTTCCTTCACGGAGGTTACGGGGTTGGGAAAACGCACCTTGGACATGCAATAGGACTGGAAGTAAAAAATACACTACCGGACAAAGTGGTTCTTTACCTTTCGTCTGAAAAATTTATACAGCAGTTTGTTTCTGCTGCAAAAGCTCACAAACAGACTGAGTTCGCCAATTTTTATCAGATGGTGGACGTTCTGATCATTGATGATATCCAGTTCCTTTCCGGAAAGTCAGCTACTCAGGACAGTTTCTTCCACATTTTCGATTATCTGCACCAGAACGGAAAACAGATCGTCTTGACGTCTGACCGTGCGCCGGTTGATATTATGGACATCCAGGAACGTATTGTTTCCCGATTCAAATGGGGACTTGCAGCAGAAATTAAGGCACCAGATTTCGACACCAGAAGAAAAATCATTATTGATAAACTGAGCCGTGACGGGATTGAGATTGGCGACGACATGTTGGATTTCCTGGCCAATGAGGTGAAGAGCAGCGTTCGGGACCTTATTGGAGTTATAAATTCTGTAATCGCTTACTCCACGATTTACAAATCGGATCTAACGCTGGAACTGCTGAAGGAAACCATCAGCAAGATATCATCAACCAAGAAAAAAGTGATCAATATTCCTTATATTCAGGAAGTGGTTTGCGAATATTTTGGCATCGAACGTGATCAGTTGCTGTCTAAAACAAGAAAGCGTGAGATTGCGCTGCCAAGGCAATTGGCTATGTATTTTGCTAAGGAATACACCAATGCCACATTCACCAAAATCGGTGAGGAGATGGGCGGCAAAGACCATTCAACGGTTATGTATGCCTGCGATACAATTAAAGATGTGTCCAAAATTGATAAGGAGATTAAAAAATATGTAAAGGAGCTTACGGAAAAACTGAAGCATTAA